Proteins encoded by one window of Anopheles maculipalpis chromosome 2RL, idAnoMacuDA_375_x, whole genome shotgun sequence:
- the LOC126556350 gene encoding uncharacterized protein LOC126556350: MTSVKSFVFPLVFSLFLFISNSEAIWCYRCNSATPGCGENFNWRGIGYLGDPCPEDDDVCVKVIERKGTIETYTRDCLSSLQGFRTDIPADKYEGCRPAAKDLNLAHYVNTSIKELDVKRDHFDSTTFCFCFLDHRCNGAPALISTGHIWKLLFSSLVLGITAALLR, from the exons ATGACTTCAGTTAAGTCCTTTGTGTTCCCGTtggtgttttccctttttctcttcATCAGCAACA GTGAAGCAATCTGGTGCTACCGATGCAATTCCGCTACCCCAGGATGTGGTGAAAATTTTAACTGGCGTGGCATCGGCTATCTTGGTGATCCGTGTCCTGAGGATGACGACGTGTGTGTGAAGGTGATCGAGCGCAAGGGAACAATCGAAACGTACACCCGCGATTGTTTGAGCTCGCTACAGGGATTCCGCACGGACATCCCGGCCGACAAGTACGAAGGATGCCGTCCAGCTGCAAAGGATCTCAACCTAGCTCACTACGTTAATACGTCGATCAAGGAGCTGGACGTGAAGCGAGATCATTTCGATTCGACGACGTTCTGTTTCTGCTTTTTAGATCACAGATGCAACGGTGCTCCGGCATTGATCAGCACCGGACACATCTGGAAGTTGCTGTTTAGCTCCTTAGTGCTAGGAATAACCGCAGCGCTATTGCGATAA